The following proteins come from a genomic window of Malus domestica chromosome 02, GDT2T_hap1:
- the LOC103407067 gene encoding zinc finger A20 and AN1 domain-containing stress-associated protein 5-like has translation MAQRAEKEETEFKVPETLTHYVNNCGVTDNPSTNNLCQKCFNTATTSSSFSSAAIFKLSAEKSPISTSSFSFEALAETFRKTTASEIARSDESLNRRVVNRYEARIQERSLAIHKNSKFIGSEGA, from the exons ATGGCACAGAGAGCCGAGAAGGAAGAGACAGAGTTCAAGGTCCCCGAAACTCTAACGCACTACGTCAACAACTGTGGCGTCACCGATAATCCCTCCACCAACAACTTGTGCCAGAAGTGCTTCAACACCGCCACCACCTCATCGTCGTTTTCGTCCGCGGCGATTTTCAAGCTTTCTGCGGAGAAAAGTCCGATATCTACCTCATCCTTCAGCTTCGAGGCCCTAGCCGAGACCTTTCGGAAGACGACGGCGTCGGAGATCGCGAGATCGGACGAATCGCTGAATAGGCGCGTGGTCAATCG CTATGAAGCACGGATACAAGAGCGGAGTTTAGCAAttcataaaaattcaaaatttataggtTCGGAAGGGGCATGA